From a single Fulvivirga ulvae genomic region:
- the rnc gene encoding ribonuclease III yields the protein MHRAVRRFINIFKRKSEKDKRLITAIKTIVGSKPFNLELYRLAIKHSSVAKHNSQGLRESNERLEYLGDAILGAAVADYLFKTFPFKEEGFLTEIRSRIVNRESLNNIGKRIGLNQVVEYDQKKKGKLSHKSLYGDTLEAIVGAVYLDKGYSYCKHFIIDKLIIPYLNIDEVIKSNPNYKSKIIEWSQKENRDVKFEIISVKNEKHHREFTAQVFVDDEPLGKGFGHSKKKAEQDAAQKSCELLDLN from the coding sequence GTGCATCGTGCTGTAAGGCGCTTCATTAATATTTTTAAGAGAAAATCTGAAAAAGACAAAAGGCTTATTACCGCTATTAAGACAATTGTCGGTAGTAAGCCTTTTAACCTAGAACTATACAGACTTGCCATAAAACACAGCTCTGTAGCCAAACATAACAGCCAGGGACTAAGAGAGTCCAATGAGAGGCTCGAATACTTAGGCGATGCCATTCTCGGAGCTGCTGTAGCCGACTATCTCTTCAAAACTTTCCCCTTCAAAGAAGAAGGTTTTCTCACCGAGATACGGTCCAGGATCGTAAACAGAGAATCATTAAATAACATAGGCAAAAGAATAGGCCTTAATCAGGTTGTTGAGTACGACCAAAAGAAAAAAGGCAAACTATCCCACAAGTCCTTATACGGTGATACACTCGAAGCTATCGTTGGCGCTGTTTATCTGGACAAAGGGTATTCATACTGCAAGCACTTCATTATAGACAAGCTCATCATCCCCTACCTGAACATCGATGAAGTCATAAAATCAAACCCAAATTACAAAAGCAAGATTATTGAATGGTCTCAAAAAGAAAATAGAGATGTTAAGTTTGAGATCATCAGTGTTAAAAATGAGAAACATCACCGGGAGTTTACCGCCCAGGTATTTGTAGACGATGAACCCCTTGGCAAAGGGTTTGGGCACAGTAAGAAAAAAGCTGAGCAGGACGCCGCCCAAAAGTCATGTGAACTATTGGACTTAAACTAA